From a single Phalacrocorax aristotelis chromosome 1, bGulAri2.1, whole genome shotgun sequence genomic region:
- the SLC17A8 gene encoding vesicular glutamate transporter 3, with amino-acid sequence MPVNIRDLLKKKDKMPFKGFGSLKERFFNPGKEEVKNTISDSLGNLRRKIDGTNVEEDHIELTEDGRPVQASTRKLVPCDCYCCGLPKRYIIAIMSGLGFCISFGIRCNLGVAIVEMVNNNTIYINGKPELQKAQFNWDPETVGLIHGSFFWGYIVTQIPGGFISNKLAANRVFGAAIFLTSTLNMFIPSAARVHYGCVMFVRILQGLVEGVTYPACHGMWSKWAPPLERSRLATTSFCGSYAGAVVAMPLAGVLVQYIGWSSVFYIYGMFGIVWYMFWLLHAYESPAAHPTITNEERIYIETSIGEGASLASASKFSTPWKRFFTSMPVYAIIVANFCRSWTFYLLLISQPAYFEEVFGFAISKVGLLSAVPHMVMTIIVPIGGQLADFLRSRKILTTTTVRKVMNCGGFGMEATLLLVVGYSHTKGVAISFLVLAVGFSGFAISGFNVNHLDIAPRYASILMGISNGVGTLSGMVCPLIVGAMTKHKTREEWQNVFLIAALVHYSGVIFYAIFASGEKQEWADPENLNEEKCGIIDQDELAEETEMNNETFVSPKKTYGATSQNSEIQRREWKKQKQVTQDIEEQTSYYYENGNFQDLS; translated from the exons ATGCCTGTTAACATAAGGGATCTACTgaagaagaaagacaaaatgcCTTTCAAAGGGTTTGGTTCActgaaggaaagattttttaaCCCAGGAAAGGAAGAGGTGAAGAACACCATTAGTGACTCGCTGGGGAATCTGAGAAG GAAAATCGATGGCACCAATGTAGAGGAGGATCACATTGAGCTGACGGAAGATGGGCGGCCTGTGCAGGCAAGCACCCGCAAACTGGTGCCGTGCGACTGCTACTGCTGCGGGCTGCCCAAGCGCTACATCATTGCCATCATGAGTGGTCTGGGCTTTTGCATCTCCTTTGGAATTAGGTGTAACCTGGGTGTTGCCATTGTGGAAATGGTGAACAATAACACTATTTATATTAATGGAAAACCAGAGCTGCAG AAAGCCCAATTCAACTGGGATCCAGAGACAGTGGGACTCATTCATGGCTCTTTTTTCTGGGGTTACATTGTGACACAAATTCCAGGAGGGTTCATCTCAAACAAATTGGCTGCTAACAG GGTATTCGGAGCAGCTATCTTTCTAACATCTACACTGAACATGTTCATCCCTTCTGCAGCCAGAGTGCATTATGGCTGTGTAATGTTTGTAAGGATTCTGCAAGGTCTGGTGGAG GGCGTCACCTATCCAGCCTGCCATGGGATGTGGAGTAAGTGGGCTCCTCCACTGGAGAGAAGCAGGTTGGCCACCACATCGTTCTGTG GGTCTTATGCAGGTGCGGTGGTCGCCATGCCGCTGGCAGGTGTGCTGGTACAGTATATAGGATGGTCATCAGTCTTTTATATTTATG GAATGTTTGGGATTGTTTGGTACATGTTCTGGCTGCTTCATGCCTATGAGAGCCCTGCTGCACATCCAACAATAACCAATGAAGAAAGAATATATATAGAAACAAGTATTGGAGAAGGAGCCAGCCTAGCTAGTGCAAGT aaaTTTAGTACTCCCTGGAAGAGATTTTTCACTTCAATGCCAGTTTATGCAATCATTGTGGCAAACTTCTGCAGAAGCTGGACCTTCTATTTGCTCCTTATAAGTCAGCCTGCTTACTTTGAAGAAGTCTTTGGGTTTGCAATAAGCAAG GTTGGCCTTTTGTCGGCAGTTCCTCACATGGTCATGACAATCATCGTACCCATTGGAGGGCAGCTAGCTGACTTCTTACGGAGCAGGAAGATTTTAACCACTACCACTGTAAGGAAGGTCATGAATTGCGGAG GCTTTGGGATGGAAGCAACCTTGCTTTTGGTGGTTGGTTATTCTCATACAAAAGGTGTGGCTATTTCCTTTCTGGTGTTAGCAGTAGGTTTCAGTGGCTTTGCAATTTCAG GATTCAATGTGAATCACTTGGACATAGCCCCACGTTATGCCAGCATTCTGATGGGGATCTCCAATGGTGTGGGGACGCTGTCAGGCATGGTGTGCCCACTCATCGTTGGTGCAATGACAAAACATAAG ACCCGGGAAGAATGGCAAAACGTCTTTCTGATCGCAGCCCTGGTGCATTACAGTGGAGTGATATTCTATGCTATCTTTGCTTCTGGGGAGAAGCAGGAATGGGCTGACCCTGAAAACCTCAATGAAGAGAAATGTGGCATAATTGATCAGGATGAACtagctgaagaaacagagatGAACAATGAAACTTTTGTAAGTCCAAAGAAAACGTACGGTGCTACCAGTCAAAACAGTGAAATACAGAGAAGggaatggaaaaagcaaaagcaagtaaCTCAAGACATCGAAGAACAGACTTCTTACTAttatgaaaatggaaattttcaaGATTTGTCATAA